Sequence from the Wielerella bovis genome:
GAGTTGTTTACACAACAGGTTGAGAAAAATAAGCTTGTAACACTTCAAATGGCGTATCGCCATTTAAGGAACTGTGCGGCTTTACAGTATTATAAAAATTCACAAAACGACATAATTCCTTTTGCCGATGCAATGGATCAGTAAACTCTGTTTTCTCATACCACATCTGCATAATCGTTCGTATTACGCGTTCCGCTTTGCCATTGGTTTGTGGACGTGCTGGGCGAGTGAATTTTTGATTGATATTGTTTTCAAAACACGCCACACCAAACGCATGATTTGCCGCACCTTTGTATTCACTACCATTATCTGAATAAATGCAGTCAATTTGGTATGGGCAAGGCTCTATGACTTGTTCAGTTAGAAATTTAGCCGCACTTGTAGCAGTTTTATCAGGCAAAATGGCAGCATACAACTCACGAGAAAAATCATCAATAGCAACAAACAGATACTCATGTTTATCCGTTGCTTTTTGTCCTTTAAGTAAAGGTAAGCGTTTGGTATCTACATGTACCATTTCGCCAGGATAAGATTTATTGTATCGTTGTGCTTGCTTTTTGAGTTTCTCTTGAATTTCTCGTTCTACTTTGGCTAATCGTTTCATACCGTATTTTGCTTGTTTGAAACGATTGTTGGTGCTGTTTTGCGGTTTAAGTAGGCGAAGACGAGCGGCTTTCAGTACACGATAAATGGTTTGGCGACTAACCATAAAACGGCGAGCCAGTGAAGTAACGCTTTCTTTGTTTTGCGTATAAGCTAGCCAAATGGCTTGACGATGGTGTGGGGTAAGGCGAGTGTTCTTATGGATATTCATGGCAGTATTGTCTTTCAATACTGTAAACAACGCTAGTAATTTCTACACTTTACTTTATTTGGGTCTTGTTCTTTGTATGTGGTGGTCTTTTTTTACGTGTGATACCCATTCTTTTGAGTGCATAAAAAATGGCTGATTTTGAACAATTAAAAAGTTCAGCTATTTCATGTAAATAAGCATCAGGGTGTTGTTGCACATATTCAGCCAATTTTTGACTGTTTAATTTATTTGCATTTTGTCCCTTTACTTGATGATTTAAGCTGCCTGTTTGCTCTTTTAAGCGTATCCATAGGTAGAGCGTATTTCTGGATATTTGGTAAGCTTGGGCAACTTTACTGATATAGGTGTAGAATTAAATAAACGGTACACACAGGAGAACAGTTATGGCTTATTCACAAGATTATCGCCAAATGATTTTAGAAAAATTAAATTCGGGTTACAGCTACCGTGAATTGGCAGCGGAATATGGCATCAGTCGCAGTACCATTCAACTATGGAAAAAATGCATTGAACGTAAACCCTACCCCAAAAGAACCAATAAAATCAATGATGAATTATTGCGAAAAGACGTAGAACAATTTCCTGATGATTTTCAAAGAGAACGCGCTGTTCGCTTTAACTGTTCACAAAGAGCCATTGGTGTGGCACTTAAACGGCTAAAAATCACTCAAAAAAAAGATTCTTAAACACCCCAAAGCTCAACCCGAAACAATTGAACAATTTCTCTCATTAAAACAACAGTATGAGCAAGAGAAACGTCCTATTGTTTATATTGATGAAAGTGGTTTTAAAAACCAAACTTATCGTCCTTATGCCTATGCGCCAAGAGGACAAGTTTGTCATGGCAATCACAACTGGCAAATCAAAAACACAACCAATGCCATTGGCGCACTGTACCAAAATCAATTGATTGCAGTGGGTTTGTATGAATTCAGCATCAATTCAGATGTGTTTTATTCATGGGTTCAAAACGTTTTACTGCCACAATTACCGCCCAACAGTGTTTTGGTAATGGATAATGCGACTTTTCACAAACGTCAGGACATTCAAGAGCTTATTGTTTTATAAGGGCATGTGATTTTATGGTTACCGCCATACTGTCCTGATTTGAATTTAATTGAGCACACTTGGGCTTGGATTAAACATTTACGTCAAGATTGGTTATTGGATTGCATTCACTCTTTGTTTTTTTATTTTACTTGGTTGTGTACCGAATTTTAATTTCTTTATCTATATCATTATTTTTGTTGAAAACCCCAAAGTATAGTGGATTCAATTTAAACCAGTACAGCGTTTGCCAGCTCCCTTATGTACTCAGTGTACACG
This genomic interval carries:
- a CDS encoding IS630 transposase-related protein, producing the protein MAYSQDYRQMILEKLNSGYSYRELAAEYGISRSTIQLWKKCIERKPYPKRTNKINDELLRKDVEQFPDDFQRERAVRFNCSQRAIGVALKRLKITQKKDS
- a CDS encoding integrase core domain-containing protein, with product MNIHKNTRLTPHHRQAIWLAYTQNKESVTSLARRFMVSRQTIYRVLKAARLRLLKPQNSTNNRFKQAKYGMKRLAKVEREIQEKLKKQAQRYNKSYPGEMVHVDTKRLPLLKGQKATDKHEYLFVAIDDFSRELYAAILPDKTATSAAKFLTEQVIEPCPYQIDCIYSDNGSEYKGAANHAFGVACFENNINQKFTRPARPQTNGKAERVIRTIMQMWYEKTEFTDPLHRQKELCRFVNFYNTVKPHSSLNGDTPFEVLQAYFSQPVV